From the genome of Nicotiana sylvestris chromosome 2, ASM39365v2, whole genome shotgun sequence, one region includes:
- the LOC104226460 gene encoding protein DETOXIFICATION 3-like — translation MVEELPQSLKEKKWQINWDAVSQELKKTSRFMAPMVAVTVFQYLLQVVSVMMVGHLGELALSSVAIATSLTNVTGFSLLTGLVGGMETLCGQAYGAQQYHKLSTYTYTAIISLFLVCIPICVLWCFMDKLLILTGQDHSISVEARKYSLWVIPAIFGGAISKPLTRYLQAQSLIFPMLLSSFAVLCLHLPISWAFIFKLELGNIGAAIAFSISSWLYVLFLASYVKLSSSCEKTRAPFSMEAFLGIRQFFRLAIPSAVMVCLKWWSFEVLALVSGLLPNPKLETSVMSICITISQLHFSIPYGFGAAASTRVSNELGAGNPQKARMAVQVIMFLTVIETLVFNTSLFGSRHVLGKAFSNEKQVVDYIAAMTPFLCLSIVTDSLQIVITGIARGSGWQHIGAYINLVVFYVIAIPLAVVLGFVVHLKAKGLWIGIVVGCAIQSIVLSIVTGFTDWEKQAKKARERVHEGRS, via the exons ATGGTAGAGGAGTTGCCACAGAGcttgaaagaaaagaaatggCAGATAAATTGGGATGCTGTGTCTCAAGAACTGAAGAAGACGAGTCGTTTTATGGCTCCAATGGTAGCGGTCACAGTTTTTCAGTACTTGTTGCAAGTTGTATCAGTCATGATGGTGGGACATCTTGGAGAGTTAGCTCTGTCTAGTGTTGCCATCGCCACTTCTCTAACTAATGTCACTGGTTTCAGCCTGCTT ACGGGGCTGGTTGGTGGTATGGAGACACTATGTGGACAAGCTTATGGAGCTCAGCAATATCACAAACTCAGTACATATACCTACACTGCTATAATTTCTCTGTTTCTAGTATGCATACCAATCTGTGTGTTGTGGTGTTTCATGGACAAATTGCTTATATTGACGGGACAAGATCATTCAATCTCAGTGGAAGCGCGCAAGTATTCATTATGGGTAATCCCTGCTATTTTTGGTGGTGCAATTTCTAAACCACTAACTAGATACTTGCAGGCACAGAGTTTGATTTTTCCCATGCTTTTATCTTCCTTTGCTGTTCTATGCCTTCACTTGCCCATAAGCTGGGCTTTCATATTTAAGTTGGAGCTAGGAAACATTGGAGCTGCTATAGCCTTCAGTATATCCTCTTGGTTGTATGTCCTATTTCTTGCATCTTATGTCAAACTTTCAAGCTCCTGTGAGAAAACTCGAGCGCCTTTCTCCATGGAAGCCTTCCTTGGTATTAGACAATTCTTCCGTTTGGCTATCCCTTCTGCTGTGATGGTCTG CCTAAAATGGTGGTCATTTGAGGTGCTTGCTTTGGTATCAGGCCTTTTACCAAATCCAAAGCTCGAGACATCAGTGATGTCAATATG CATAACAATTTCTCAATTACACTTCAGTATACCATATGGCTTTGGAGCTGCTGCAAG TACTCGTGTTTCAAATGAACTGGGAGCTGGGAATCCTCAAAAGGCTCGGATGGCAGTTCAGGTAATAATGTTTCTTACCGTCATAGAGACACTAGTGTTCAACACAAGTCTGTTCGGGAGCAGACATGTATTGGGAAAAGCATTCAGCAATGAGAAGCAAGTCGTGGACTATATAGCAGCAATGACGCCTTTTCTATGCCTGTCCATTGTCACAGACAGCTTACAAATAGTCATCACTG GTATAGCAAGGGGAAGTGGGTGGCAGCATATTGGGGCATATATAAATCTAGTGGTATTTTATGTGATAGCAATCCCTTTAGCAGTGGTGTTGGGATTTGTTGTACATTTGAAAGCAAAGGGGCTTTGGATTGGAATAGTGGTTGGTTGTGCTATACAATCGATCGTTCTATCTATTGTTACAGGTTTCACAGACTGGGAAAAACAG GCAAAGAAGGCAAGAGAAAGGGTACACGAAGGAAGATCTTAG
- the LOC104226461 gene encoding protein DETOXIFICATION 12-like has translation MADELPQSWKEKKWQINWDAVSQELKKTSRIMAPMVAVTVFQYLLQFVSIVMVGHLGQLALSSVAIATSLTNVTGFSLLSGLVGGLETLCGQAYGAQQYHKLSTYTYTAIISLFLVCIPICVLWFFMDKLLILIGQDHSISVEAQKYSMWVIPALFGGAISKPLVRYMQTQSLILPMLLSSFAVLCFHLPISWAFIFKLKLGNIGAAIAFSVSSWLYVLFLAFYVKYSSSCEKTRAPFSMDAFLGIGQFFRLAVPSAVMVCLKWWSLEVLTLLSGLLPNPTLETSVMSICLTISTLHFTIPYGFGAAASTRISNELGAGNPQKARLAVQLVMFLAVIETVVLSTSLFGSRRVLGKAFSNDKQVLDYIAEMTPFLCLSIITDSLQAVISGIARGSGWQHIGAYINLGAFYLVAIPLAVVLGFVLHLKAKGLWIGIVAGSTVQTIILSIVTSFTDWKKQAKKARERIHDGRS, from the exons ATGGCAGATGAGTTACCACAGAGCTGGAAAGAAAAGAAATGGCAGATAAATTGGGATGCTGTATCTCAAGAACTGAAGAAGACGAGTCGCATTATGGCTCCAATGGTTGCAGTCACAGTATTTCAGTACCTCTTGCAATTTGTATCAATCGTTATGGTGGGACATCTTGGACAGTTAGCCCTGTCTAGTGTTGCCATTGCCACTTCTCTAACTAATGTCACTGGTTTCAGCTTACTT TCAGGGCTGGTTGGTGGTTTGGAGACACTATGTGGACAAGCTTATGGAGCTCAGCAATATCACAAGCTCAGTACATATACCTACACTGCTATAATTTCTCTGTTTCTTGTATGCATACCAATATGTGTTTTGTGGTTCTTCATGGACAAATTGCTTATATTGATCGGACAAGATCACTCAATCTCAGTGGAAGCGCAGAAGTATTCAATGTGGGTAATCCCTGCTTTATTTGGTGGTGCAATTTCTAAACCACTAGTTAGATACATGCAGACACAGAGCTTGATTCTTCCTATGCTTCTATCTTCCTTTGCTGTTCTATGCTTCCACTTGCCCATAAGCTGGGCTTTCATATTTAAGTTGAAGCTAGGAAACATAGGAGCTGCTATAGCCTTCAGCGTATCCTCTTGGTTGTATGTGCTATTTCTTGCATTTTATGTCAAATATTCAAGCTCCTGTGAGAAGACTCGAGCGCCTTTCTCAATGGATGCATTCCTTGGTATCGGACAATTCTTCCGTTTGGCTGTCCCTTCTGCTGTGATGGTTTG CCTAAAATGGTGGTCACTTGAGGTGCTTACTTTACTCTCAGGCCTTTTACCAAATCCAACACTTGAGACATCAGTGATGTCAATATG CTTAACAATTTCCACATTACACTTCACTATACCATATGGCTTCGGAGCTGCTGCAAG TACTCGTATTTCAAATGAATTGGGAGCTGGGAATCCACAAAAGGCTCGATTGGCAGTTCAGTTAGTAATGTTTCTTGCAGTCATAGAGACAGTAGTATTAAGCACAAGTCTATTCGGAAGCAGGCGTGTATTGGGAAAAGCCTTCAGCAATGACAAGCAAGTGTTGGATTATATAGCTGAAATGACTCCTTTTCTATGTCTGTCCATTATCACAGATAGCTTGCAAGCAGTCATCTCTG GTATAGCAAGAGGAAGCGGGTGGCAGCATATTGGGGCATATATAAATCTAGGGGCATTTTATTTGGTAGCTATTCCCTTAGCAGTGGTGTTGGGATTTGTTCTACATTTGAAAGCAAAGGGTCTTTGGATTGGAATAGTGGCTGGTTCTACTGTACAAACCATCATTCTATCTATTGTTACAAGTTTCACAGACTGGAAAAAGCAG GCAAAGAAGGCAAGAGAAAGGATACACGACGGAAGATCTTAG
- the LOC104226464 gene encoding protein DETOXIFICATION 14-like yields MERALLPLNNEISKKAVFKDEVKEVSRMAIPMIVVHVCQFLLRYAPMVMLGHLSELSFSSASIATSYCNFTGFAILFGLATGSITLCGQAYGARQYQKVGTITCAAIIFLLFACLPVSLLWIFTGKLLLWIGQDPLISVEAV; encoded by the exons ATGGAAAGGGCTCTGCTGCCATTGAATAATGAGATCAGCAAAAAAGCGGTGTTTAAAGACGAGGTGAAAGAAGTGAGTCGCATGGCAATTCCAATGATAGTGGTGCATGTGTGTCAATTCCTGTTGCGCTATGCACCAATGGTTATGTTGGGTCACTTAAGTGAACTCTCCTTCTCAAGTGCCTCCATCGCCACATCTTACTGCAACTTTACTGGATTTGCCATCCTT TTTGGACTGGCAACTGGGTCGATAACTTTATGTGGACAGGCCTATGGAGCAAGGCAATATCAGAAAGTTGGCACTATTACTTGTGCTGCCATTATATTTCTATTATTCGCGTGTCTGCCAGTTTCTCTTCTATGGATCTTCACTGGCAAATTGCTTCTATGGATTGGACAAGACCCATTAATCTCTGTTGAAGCTG TTTGA